The following coding sequences lie in one Vanacampus margaritifer isolate UIUO_Vmar chromosome 16, RoL_Vmar_1.0, whole genome shotgun sequence genomic window:
- the hinfp gene encoding histone H4 transcription factor codes for MPPNKRLRKNTLTLECEWGSCQESFNQMEKFCNHVEVHLDAVNMAEEEDEEEPEVERNCLWRDCGFCSMEGPGEFRRHVFFHCYHTKLKQLGQQVLNGQADIGTCSISDQSHNIVPEIPDNFICLWQDCEQPPYENPEWFYRHVELHSFSIDIPAKECEFQVRCGWKDCDATAKGRPKLREHLRSHTQEKVVACPGCGGMYASNTKFFDHIIRQSAMEGQRFQCSHCLKRFATERLLRDHMRTHVSHYKCPLCDMTCPSPSALRNHIKFRHSNEKPYSCDYCEYSCKNLVDLRKHLDSHSSDPAYHCEVSGCGFTSRTLVTMKTHHKKEHEGNFIARYKCHVCDQCFTRGNNLTIHLHKKHQFKWPSGHPRFRYKEHDDGFLRLQLIRYESVELTEQLMRERQSGHAEEGEESPRAAPSEMQVELRGLLLEEQKTEAPAVSCEESSQEESILFSILTGGLTQAADNTVILQYQDAAQEQDMQTV; via the exons ATGCCTCCCAATAAACGATTGCGGAAAAATACGCTGACATTAGAATGTGAGTGGGGATCGTGTCAGGAGTCGTTCAATCAAATGGAAAAATTCTGCAATCATGTAGAGGTTCACTTGGATGCAGTGAAcatggcggaggaggaggatgaagaagaacCAGAGG TGGAGAGAAACTGTCTTTGGAGAGACTGCGGGTTCTGCTCTATGGAGGGTCCTGGAGAGTTCCGGCGACATGTTTTCTTCCATTGTTACCATACTAAGCTGAAACAGTTGGGTCAGCAAGTACTTAATGGTCAGGCAGACATTGGCACATGCTCCATCAGCGACCAGAGCCACAACATTGTCCCTGAAATCCCTGACAATTTTATCTGCCTGTGGCAAGACTGTGAG caaCCACCTTATGAGAATCCAGAGTGGTTCTACAGACACGTGGAGCTTCACAGCTTCTCTATAGACATACCAGCAAAAGAGTGTGAATTCCAAGTACGCTGTGGATGGAAGG attgcGATGCTACTGCTAAAGGTCGTCCTAAATTACGGGAGCATCTACGCAGCCACACCCAGGAGAAGGTTGTGGCATGTCCTGGTTGTGGAGGGATGTACGCCAGCAACACAAAATTCTTTGACCACATCATTCGACAGAGTGCTATGGAAG GCCAAAGGTTCCAGTGTTCCCACTGTTTAAAACGCTTTGCAACAGAGAGACTGCTCAGAGACCACATGAGGACCCACG TGAGCCACTACAAGTGCCCATTGTGTGACATGACTTGCCCTTCACCGTCAGCGCTGCGCAACCATATAAAGTTCCGACACAGTAATGAGAAGCCATATAGCTGTGACTACTGTGAATACAG CTGTAAGAATCTGGTGGATCTACGTAAACATTTGGACAGCCACAGCAGTGACCCTGCTTACCACTGCGAAGTCTCCGGCTGCGGTTTCACCTCTCGCACACTTGTCACCATGAAGACTCACCACAAAAAGGAGCATGAG GGGAATTTTATAGCTCGCTACAAGTGTCACGTGTGCGATCAGTGCTTCACCAGGGGAAATAATCTCACAATCCACCTGCACAAAAAACACCAGTTCAAATGGCCTTCTGGACACCCGCGCTTCAG GTACAAGGAGCACGATGACGGCTTCCTGCGGCTGCAGCTGATCCGCTACGAGAGCGTGGAGCTGACCGAGCAGCTGATGCGAGAGAGGCAAAGCGGGCACGCCGAGGAGGGCGAAGAGTCCCCCAGGGCCGCTCCTTCCGAAATGCAGGTAGAGCTGAGGGGGTTGCTGCTGGAGGAGCAGAAGACGGAGGCGCCCGCCGTCAGCTGTGAGGAGAGCAGTCAGGAAGAGAGCATCTTGTTCTCTATTCTCACTGGAGGTTTGACACAGGCGGCGGACAACACCGTCATACTACAGTATCAGGATGCTGCTCAAGAACAAGACATGCAGACAGTTTGA
- the LOC144036515 gene encoding cobalamin binding intrinsic factor-like, protein MASTRTAIFSVGLLLLSIQGALTIRGQASLPIRLSVMNDLSNMTPETHFTSVLEGGVLLGALRRIQELQPDFEFTLKEDPNYGLFLESVNGVAGSEKDQTYWEILSENSGKYTRLDVGIGCYTPSENEHIVLRFSTWAK, encoded by the exons ATGGCATCAACAAGAACGGCAATCTTCTCCGTGGGCCTCCTGCTGTTGTCCATTCAAGGGGCGCTTACCATCAGAG GACAGGCCTCACTTCCCATTCGACTGTCTGTGATGAACGACCTATCCAACATGACCCCTGAGACTCATTTCACATCCGTGTTGGAGGGAGGGGTGCTGCTGGGGGCTTTGAGGCGAATACAGGAGCTGCAGCCTGACTTTGA GTTCACCCTGAAGGAAGACCCAAACTACGGCCTGTTTTTGGAAAGCGTTAACGGCGTGGCTGGAAGTGAAAAGGATCAAACTTACTGGGAGATTCTGTCAGAAAACTCGGGGAAATACACGCGGTTGGATGTGG GAATTGGCTGCTACACACCATCAGAAAATGAACACATTGTACTGAGGTTCAGTACTTGGGCCAAATAA